The Paroedura picta isolate Pp20150507F chromosome 17, Ppicta_v3.0, whole genome shotgun sequence genome contains the following window.
ggagaggaaggcaacaagGAAGTTTGCATTACTATCCAAGCTCCAGCAATTTCAAGCCCTCTAGCTGCTGTTAAGCATTCAGGAGAGCTTTCAAAGAAGCTTGCGCCTGTCTGGTTTGCCAGACCCCCTGAGACTCCTGAGGCCCCCTGCAGAGAGGACCCAAACGACTGAAGCGTGCCCAGATCTGAGCCAGTTCAGATATTTCCTCCAAAGGcccaggaagaaggaaggggactGCACCTGTGGCTAACAAAGTGGACGTCGAGTCGAATGCCATGCTGGCCACGGGAGCCACGTGGACCGCCTTCCACGTGCGAGTGCATTTGTTCTCGCGCCATTCCCACTGCTTCAGCAGCAGGGCCCGGCTCGCTGTCACCAGGATCTAACCcaagaaaaagggaaggaaaggtcACCAAGTTAAAAAGAGTGTGGAGCTGAGGACACTATTGTTCAAGTTACAcgttaattttttcccccaggtgacTGCAAGAGATAGTCATGGGGAGTTAGGCTCCATATTGGCAGAGGTGACAGATAGGTCTCATGATATTATTCTCTTGGCCTTTACCTGATCTGATGCCCCCTCTCCCATCCTCCCCACAGCAAGTTTTATCTTCTGCTACTTTGTGCTCACCCACCTCATCATCATCGCTGAGAACAAAGGTTGTAATATCCTCTTGATCATCCTGGAAAACAAGAGAGCCCCTTCAGTTCCTTGTGCCTTGTAAAATGGTGAATGGCTTGTTAACACCTTAACACAACTTGCTTCCTAGACCACAGGAGCAGCACAGAAGTAACACCAAGAATTTCCTTGGACTGGTAATTTTGCCGCCACTGATCCAAGTCTTGTTGAACGAAACTTcacagaggcagagagacaggAAATTCCTGTTTCAGAgataagactccccccccccaaaggctaaGACCTTTATCAGAAAATTAAGGAGTCTGCATTACCTGTTCGATACTGTGAAGCAGTGCTCCTGTTGCAATGCACAGTACGTGAACTTTGGTCCCACAAGAACAAAACATATATTCTCCATTTGGGCTGatctagaaaaaaaaacagatgagaGTAGATCTGCCACCTTTGTATGCTTCAGGCCACTATAGTTCTATTCTGTCTGGTACTAAATAGACGGGGATAAAAGGAACTCAGTTTTGGCCTTACCTGAACTCGCCCTCCTTTGTAGAAAGGCTCTATTTTCCTGGACACGGCATAGCTGAAAGCACATTAAAGAAACATCGACTCAGCAGGAGCACAAAGATACAGCCTGGCTCTGCTACCTCAAGGACTTCCAAAGGACTTTGACAAGAGCAGAAACCCCTGACACAACAGCAGCGCTAGATCACCTCCTTCTCATCCCTCTTGGATGCTTCATCTCATATCTTATAAGTTAAAGGGAGATGCACAGAACAAAACCCAGGATTCACAGCTTCCGATCAAGAAGCCCTTTATTCAagagataaagggggggggggggacatgttcCCGAACTAGTATTCTGAGATGCATTAAGCTGCCATTCTACAATATATAGCAATatatcttagaatcatggaattaatccagttggaagggatcccccagggtcatctagcctgacccctgcagaatgcaggaaattcacaactacctgcccacccacagggaccccaatctTATCCTATCCTTGCAAGCAACTTCCGGAGGGGGGTTAGGGTCAAATTTATAGCATGAGATCAGGACTAGAAAGACTGACATTCGAACCCTCTGCACATGCTCGGAGGCGCCCTCTCCTCCACCCGCCAGCAGCAGATCATGACATCCCCCCCCACTAATCCAAGAGGCGGTCCCCATGGcaaccaccctccctccccccccactttgcCCGCGCCCCCTATCCCCTCACTTGGTTTTGAAGTGCACCGGGGGGCTCGGCGCCGCCATGACACCGCCTCTCGCCGGCCCCGACAGCTTCCCGAGCGGCGAAAAGCATGCTTCCGGTCGCGGAACGTTACTCCCGGCGCGCAAGACTGACGTCATCGCGGCGCATCAAAAAGACGCCCGAGCCAGGGTCCTTACGCCGCGGAGTGTATACGGCGAGCATAGAGTGGGTAGCTTGTGCGGGGAGGCGGGACTTCCGGTTTCCGCTGCAGGCTCTTAAAGAGACAGCGTAATAAAACCCACATTAAACCCATTTATTCACCTCGCCTGGACCATAGGAGCCAACAGCACCCCCCACACATCCGTCAGGTCATAATCCGACCCTTGACCACCACAGTTACGTACATACAAACTCAAGAAGCAGAGTCAAGTTATTAGTCtgattttatttgcaaaatagCATACCTGCTGACACCCACATACCCCAGCTACTTAAGTAAGGGCTTATGAAGACTTGTAATTTACATTGAGCTCTCCAAGCTATGGTTCATTTACATTCTGTTCAAAAACTTTAGGAACCGCAAATCATGTTAGCTGGATCTGTGATGTCACGGTTACCATGGCTCAAttgcccactctgccatgaaaacctcacgtacctcacagggttgctgtaaggatAAAGGGCAGGAATGGAAAGttatggaagccactttgagtcccagcTGAGGAGATGGGTGATGTAgagaagaaacaaataaaatacaactGTGTGCAAGAGCTGCCAGAGGTTAGATTCTGGAATATTGCCTGTTCAGATCACTCCTCTTTGCCAGTACAAGATGCATCAACTTTTCCTCTTCTGTCAGTGGAGTCATCAAGATTCTTCTCGGGTGATGATGCTGGAAGAGAAACAGAAGCATCAGCCACCAGAGTCTGGCTATTTTATCTATTTAAGCAATTGAAAGTCTGCCTTTCTCGCCAGGACAGGACTTGAGGCTCCCAGTCCAATCCTCCTTTCTAGCGAGTGAGTGCAGACCATACTGCTGGCTGAGTTACTCCTTCCCCTTATGGGTCGTATAGAAGCATGGGTTTTATTACCCTGAGGTTGGTCTCAAGGGCAATTAGCTTAATGCTCCCTTTGCTGTGGGCACCGTTATCTCGCCCAAAGCCACCGACACGAGGCCAGAGGCGATTTTCAGACAGTGCCAAAAAACTCCCcagatacccccccccacccccgttcacGCGGCCCTTTCCCTTCCACCAGCCCTCCACTTACCACGCTTGCACCGGAAGTCAATCACCCGCGCGTTCCTCCCACGCCCCTATTTATAACATTAGCCTTGATTCATGCTCGCTCCGGGGCACCCGGCGCAAGCATGTTGTATAAGCAGCCTTTCTACGCCTGCGCAGTCCGGGCCGAGGGACGCGCGAGAGCGCTCGCGATACGCACGCCTCAACCTCCCGCGGGAGCGCGGCGGTTCTCGCGAGATTTTCCGCGATGAATAAATAGCGCTCGCCGGAGGCTTGCGGCCTTCTAGTCAACCGAACACGTAAGTGCGGCGCTCGTGCGGGTGCCATCGGCCGCCATCGGCGGGGTCGCGGGGGGTTCCGGCGCGGAGGCCGGGCTCGCGGGGTTGAGGCCGGCTTGGGCCTTCGGGCGGGCGGCCTATTTTCCGTGCCTGGATGCGCCGGAGGCGGCCACGGAGGGAGCCTCTCGCGGGCTGCTCCATTGCGACCcgtaggggggagggggcatgcttTGGGGGGCCTCCTACAGTTTTGGGGTGATGCATCTTGaggttttgggagggaggagcccGGCAGGGATTGGAtcgaacctctccccccccccccccattgaccgTAATGATTGAAGAGTAAACAGAGTGTGTCTCTCCTGGATTGTTTGCAaggctgggctcccccccccaccgccccccagTATGCCTTGGAAAGAGAAGGGGCTAGtttatatttgcatttctttCTGTGTGCACAATGTTGCGGGGAGGTGTGTGCCTTGCACGCATGGCTGTCCTCCCTTAAGAGGCACAGTTGGGATGCAGAATCTGTCAATCaatctcaggcccacctactcccccccccccaagctgtccCTTGCGTTGAGCTTCCTGTGTTGGGCCCCTCTTTTAGTCTTGGGACGGGCGGCCGCTGTTCTTGGGGCCTGAGGCGCTCTCGCAGATGGCTCCCCTTCTCTCGCCCGCGTGCAGCAAATGGCGGACGACGCCGGTGCAGCAGCGGGGGCAGGTGGagccggtggcggcggcggcggtggtggaggaggaggaggaggaggagctgccgcCCGCGGGGGCTTCCGAGGAGGCTTTGGCAGCGGCGGCAGAGGCCGTGGACGGGGCCGTGGCAGAGGCCGTGGACGGGGCCGTGGGGCCCGCGGTGGAAAGGCTGAAGACAAAGAGGTGAGTTGGGTGGTCGTGGGCTGTCTCCCTCGGGTGGGAGTCCCAGCTTTCCGGGGTCCTTGAGTCTCACAGGCCGAGCCCACCGGCATTGCGAACTCTTTCCCTTTGCCCCTTTCAGACTTTGAGGTTATTTTGGGTAGCAGGGTGCTGTGTTCGAATGTCCTCCTGCGGTTTAAAAAAGACTGAGTGTCCATAGGCGGCCCACACCTGTTGCTTTCCCTGGTTGGAGGGATCGGAAACGGCATCCTGACCGCCACTGCTCCCTGCCCCTTCTGGCCACGCTTTTAGCCCGCCTGCAGGCAGCGCCGTCCCATTTCAGGACAGGTTTAAGAGAGTCGGCTTCTTTCCCGCAGTGGGTTCCGGTCACCAAGCTCGGCCGCCTGGTCAAGGACATGAAAATCAAGTCTCTGGAAGAGATCTACCTCTTTTCCCTTCCGATCAAGGTATGCTGCAGGGTCTCtggcaggggggaagggggtctcTCACGCTGTTTCCCGGTATTGTGACAAAAGTGATGCTAAAAGCTCAGTGGGGATTGGAGCTCCAGACCTGACCGTGTCACCTTGGCCCTTTACAGGAGTCCGAAATCATCGATTTCTTCTTGGGCTCTTCGCTGAAGGATGAGGTCCTGAAGATCATGCCTGTGCAGAAGCAGACGCGGGCCGGGCAGCGCACCCGGTTCAAGGTACCTGTTTGCGCTCCTTCCTTCTGGCTGGGCCCCTGGGCTTGGTGCTGGACCACTGCCGCTTGGATATGCTGCCTGTGCcgggccagaggggggggggagcacgggCTGTGAACGCCTTTCtcgctttccttcctcccaggccTTTGTTGCCATCGGGGACTACAACGGCCACGTTGGCCTCGGCGTCAAGTGCTCCAAGGAGGTCGCCACGGCCATCCGCGGGGCCATCATCTTGGCCAAGCTGTCCATTGTGCCGGTGAGGCGTGGCTACTGGGGCAACAAGATCGGCAAGCCCCACACCGTGCCTTGCAAGGTAACGCctccgcttggggggggggaactgtgaaGCAGGCGCCGACGGGGCTCTGTCGCTTGTGGCCTGGCATCTGACTCCCGGTTCTGTGTAGGTCACGGGCCGCTGCGGGTCTgtcctggtgcgcctcatccctGCGCCCCGCGGAACAGGGATCGTGTCTGCCCCCGTGCCCAAGAAACTGCTGATGATGGCGGGGATTGATGACTGCTACACCTCCGCCAGGGGCTGCACCGCCACCCTGGGCAACTTCGGTGAGTGGGCCGCCCTTGGAGCTCGAGCAAGACGGGCGGGGGTTGAGGAAGGGACGGGCAATCAGTCTAGGGGTGGCATGATACAGCCTGGCAAAAAATAGGCAAAGTGCCAACAGTTGGCTAGGCCTTGGCCAAAAGCTTGCCCTCCTGCCTGACGGCCGCACTCGGCTGGCACCCTCTCCGCTCTGCCCGGTCGCTCCTGACCTCAGTGGGGCGACCGTCGTTTTTCGAGAGGGAAAGCAGACTGGCTCGGTGAATGCACGGCagggaggcttgcctggtggcCTCGCTGTTCCCTTGGAGAGCCAACATTCAGGCCTTGTGCACGCTGGGATCCGGACGTGCAGGTGTGGGTGTGGCCTTGATGGTCTTTGTTCGCCTCCCCCTAGCTAAGGCCACCTTTGATGCCATCTCCAAGACCTACAGTTACCTGACCCCTGACCTTTGGAAGGAGACCGTGTTCACCAAGTCTCCTTACCAGGTAAGGAAGCTGAAGAaataccggggagggggggatttttaatATGGGGCTGTTCTTCTCCCAAGGGGTGAAGGACAGGGGTTGAGCTAGGAAGAACTTGTGTTCAGAGCCCCACTTTCGCTGGGGTGCTcatggcatagggttgccagctcccgtttaggaaacagctggagatttggggggttgaAGCCTGAGGGAGGGGTGAGGCtcggggaggggcctcagctggTTCTAGTGCCATAGTGTCccaaaagcagccatattctcagGGTCAGCTTTAATCCCAGATCTCTGGCTCCCCCCTGGAGGGTGGGCGAATGTGTCAGCTGCTCACTGGCTACAagactggggaggaaagcagcaCATTTGTCACCTtgcaaggaagggaggagggctcCTGTGGAGCCCAAGTACAGCCCTCCACCCTTGAGTTAAGCCTCCTTTCCATCATCCTTGTTGCGATCTGGGAATCTGCCTtgtgcttcaccccccccccccccccgtccctggcAAACGGCTTGGCTGGAGCATCCAGGCGCTGGGCAAGGGCGAGTGGACAGCACTAACCAttgtttctgcttcttctgcaggAGTTCACCGACCACCTGGCCAAGACCCACGCCACCAGGGTCTCCGTGCAGAGGACCCAGGCGGCTGCCGTGGCAACCACCTAATGGCTTTTTTGTACGAGAAATAAAAGCTCATCAGTGACCAAGTGTGGCGTTTAAAGCAGTCCAGTACTTGGGTGGGAagtggtggggaatgaacaggTAGCACCAACACGGTCAGGTCAGATGCACCTGCAAATCCCTTTGAGGAAGACCAACCCAGGTGGTGGGTGCCAGGccttcaggcagggaggctaacggctttttaaaaatgggtaggtggggggggggtagagtgggaccagtggcaccattaaagGCCAGACAAGGTCTTCTGTGTGCTTTCCTAATGAAGGAGCCAGCTTTGCCTTCTCGCTAGGCTGGGGCCATTAAAAGCTAGACTCCAACTTTGTTATCCGGGTAAAAAACAACATACTGCCTTGCCATGAAATACTTCTATGTACTGGGGCTAGATGCGACACTTAGTGGGCTGGGTCACGTGTGCCACAAGatgtcccctcctcccccatgcatcttgctttgtttcctctctctccttcctagtGCCCAACTCCTGCCACTTTTAAAGGTGGGTTTGTTTTTGTCCTTTCCCACTCTGCTGCTCCCCTCTGCACAAAGCAAAAACTAAAGCCTTGATCTTTTTGCATGacatattgaatttatttccatcCCAACAACCGTTGCAAGTTCTTCAGGGAGCTTTTAAATCACAGGCAGTCAAGAGTTCAGTGTGGTCCTGCCAGTTTATATTGAGCCATGCACGGTgggaggccggccggccggggcATCGATCTTTCCCCAAGCGCCAGGGCCTTCTAGTGGTTTTCCTCAGCTGCTTTCTGAGCCTTCCTTTCTGCTATCATGCGATGCTTCTGCTTCATCAAGCATTTCCGAGCATTTCCATGGTAACCCAGATCCGCATCTAGGAAGAGACAATTACGGGGtgatggacgggggggggggggcgctccacGGATTCCCCTTTTCAAAGCCctccatgaaaaataaaataactccACAACATCCCCACGGGGGGGAGTGCATGAGGCTCCTCAGGCACCCTCATGGGACCCATTAGGCCTACTAAGAGGTGACGGGTCAGTCTGGATTTCCCCCCCCTACTCACATTTACTCTGGTGGGCCTTGACTACATCTTTGAATTGCTGCATTTCCTTTGCGCAGTTTTGGGAGTGGCTTGCTCCTTCCCGCCACCCGCAAGCTTCTAATCGGCTCTGAACAATTTTCACAATGGAGTCGTCAACTTTCCTGccaaaaggggggtgggtgggtgggaagaaaagccACACAAGGAGGTCATCGACACGTTTCTGCATGGAAGAAGCAAGCTGCTGCTGCACTGAAGGAACAGGCCGTCCTATTAGGAGTCGTAATAAAACGCTTCTTCCCACTACAAAAATCACATTCTTGGCCTCctagcgaccccccccccccatgccctttgTCAGGGGAACCAAACTGCAAAGCAAACGCACTTGTCTCTCTTCCACTGCATTTCCGCTTCAAAGAAGCAAACCAGGTCGTCTTCCAGGCACTCGGTGAGGTCCGGGACCCGGCGGAAGTGCCGGTGGTAATAGTAGAGCCTGTGCTTGGCGTGCTGGCTCTCCATGAAATCTGGAAGAGAAACAGCCAGGGGGCTTCAGGGTCCATGCTGGAGTTTGGGACTCCTCTGAGTGTACGCTCCTGTTCTGGTGGAGCTCTCATCCTCACTTCCCACACGgcatgtctcttgtggggagaggaaaggaagggcttggagactccttagggcagggaggagcagggggggggggtataaaaagcaTCTCTTCTACAATTGTCAGAAACCCGTAAGCACAAAACCAAGACTACAGGTGTGCTGCTGCCACCCAACCTACCCTCAAATCAGGTACCCCACTGCTGGACCGCCTTCTGCACTTTCAGCCTAAcaagcccacctcacagggtcgttgtgcagataaaaaaagaagggaaggctgCCCAACTTGCCTTGTGGGTGAAAGCAAAGTAGAGGGGTGATGAAACGTCGGGGAGGTGCAgagcagccccctccctgccaaaaAGGGTTTCCcgctggccccttcccctggccccgcCTCcagccccgccccccagccctaGCCCCGCCCCCTGCGCTCACTCCGCCAGGCCGTGACGGGCGCGTCCACCGCGTGCTCGTAGAGCTTCATGATCAGCTCCACGGGGTTGGGGACGGccgactgggggttggggacggcCGTGCGGCGAGGGGGCTCCGGGTACACGTCCGGGTCCGGCTTCTCCGGCatctcggcggcggcggcggcgtctccCGGGCGAGCAGGAGGACAAAATGGCAGAGCCCAGGCGCCAAGCgagtgcgcatgcgcagcccccGGCGCCGGAAGAGAACGGAAGGGGCGTGTGCGAGGGGCGCGTTTCTGCGCGTGCGCGCAGGAGGGGACCGGTTGGCCGGCCGGCGCTTGGAATTCTGGAGGATGTAGTTCTGCCATTTTGAAGGGGACTTCGGGAGCCGGGCCCGCTCCTGCCTGTGTAGTGTCGTGGCTTGAGAACTGGGCTTGGCTAGGGGCGAACTGGGTGCTAATTCCCGCTCCTTCGGTGTTTAtattatttgtgtgtgggggggaaccatTCCTTTTCTGCCCAgtgcctacatcacagggttggtGTGGGAGGACCCGCCACTCATGACAACCCATGCCTTGTGCTGTTTTTCCATGCAAAGGCCTGCTTTCTTGCTTGTTTTACTACTTGAATCCTGTTTCACCCCCTTTATTTCCCTTCACAGGGCTCGGAGCGGTTCTCCTTCAGCTGAATGGGTCTCCCAACCCGGCGAGAGCAAGAGAGAGCCAGCGGCATGAGTGCCACTCTGCGTATGCCCAGAGGCATCCATCATGCTGACTCTGCATGTCCCAGACGGATTCCCCACCAGGACACCAACAATAACTGGGTGCCATATATTCTATAGCAGCATAGCACTATATTCCCCCTCCATCCCACCCACTGCAGAGAGAGCAGAAGCTCCAGGGTTTTAATATAAATTAGTTCTAATAATTAAAATGTTCGAATTTAAAGCTAGCTGACATGCTGTAAGTTGCTCTGATTCCTCAAGGAAGCGTGGCATATGaatttaataaatacataaataaatactcgTCCAGAATTTCACGCTCTCTGTCAGTTTTGCGTGGCTGGAGGCTGAATTTGCCTGAAGTTGacctgccaccctccaggcaggacctgaggATCCTCTGGAGTTACGCCTGAttcccagacaacagagatcaatcctCCTGGAGAGCATGGCAGCTTTCAGAGTTCAAATTCTATTCTCAGTGGTGATCTCCCTCCCAAATTTCCCCTCTCCGCAGGCAcagcccacaaatctccaggaatttcttagatcgggttggcaaccctacgtgGTAAAGTGACACcgctcttctctccccacccggCCACTTCTCAAATGACCTTTCCTCTCCACCCAGCGGCTGGTGGGGCCTGGCCACGAATATGAAATGAATATTCCATCAGCATGAAGCGAGCTGCTAAATTTATGTCTTGGGGGACGAGAAACATCTTCGGCATTAGAGAAGGAGAGGCATTGCTGGAGGCCTCTTTTGCTGCCTTCGCCTCGGGTTGAAGAAGACGCCGAATCATGGTCagtattggagggaggggggtgggcagtaGCTGTTGAATGGGGCACGGCAGCAGCAGACTAGTTGGgtcatcggggggggggcatctcagcTGTTTCATTTCTGGACTGGCAATTTATTGTCTCTGATTTGCTTCTTTTCGCTCCCTGAGTGTTGCCAACTCCCGCTGAGTGCATGCCTGGCCTAgcctggccagctctgggttgggaaatacctgtagctTGTGATGGGGTGGGGTTTGTTTCcgggaagaacctcagcaggaCATCAGGCCAGAgaagccaccctccaaaacagcccttctgTACAAGCCGTGGGACCTATCTGGCTACGTTCCCAGGGACACTGTTGGCGACAGGCAGAGGCGCTCCAAATCCGCCGTTCTGTGAGATGCTTTTTTACAGGAGGGCTGGCCCTTCTAGATGCCAGGCGTGTCCCCCTGCGTGTCGGGCAACAGACCGAAAGGCTCTTGGGAAGCTCTGAAGGTTCAGGGGGGcgttccttttccctttcctctccagtccCATAGGAAGTTTTCCGCTCCCAGGCATGGCCACCTGGGCTTCCTCCCGCACAAGAGGAGCCGGCGTCACCGCGGGAAGGTGAAGACCTGGCCCAAAGACGACCCGAGCAAACCCGTCCACCTGACCGCCTTCCTGGGCTACAAGGCTGGCATGACTCACATCTTGCGGGAAATTCACCGCCCAGGGCTGAGTAATCTGCTtgattctttccttctttttttgccttctttctcttggagacattcagagggggcttgccattgagaccctggtctcccatccatgtattaACTGTGGCTGGGCCCCCCTTAGCTTTTGGGATTTGACacgattgggctagcctgggctggaCCGGCCAGGACATTTTGGGGTTAGGCCAGTCTAAGAATCATTGTGTCCTGTGAGTGTCTGAAACGGGACAGCGTCTCTTACCACTGCATAATAATAATCCTCGTGCCATGAAGTCAGCTTTCCTTTGATGCCTCTTCTCGTCCCCTTATTTTCAGAGGTTTCTAAGAGGGAGGAGGTAGAAGCGGTCACCATAATAGAGACCCCGCCGCTGGTGGTGGTCGGAGTGGTGGGCTACATCGAGACGCCCCGGGGGCTGCGGAATTTCAAGGCCATCTTTGCCGAGCACATTAGCGACGAGTGCAGGAGGCGTTTCTACAAGAACTGGTGAGAGCTTTCGGAGGGTGCTGGGggagccggccggccggccggtcaTGGAGCTGTCGCTTTGGGAATGTGATTCCTACAgagaattccctgctgcagggagtgggggggggggctgcaagcaTCGGcagcttcgggggggagggggattgcccGCGTCTGGATCCGGCCCCGGGGCCTGTGGTTCTCAGGGATGACACCTCCTCCTTGCCAGGCACAAGAGCAAGAAGAAGGCCTTTACCAAATACTGCAAGAAGTGGCAGGACGAGGCAGGGAAGAAGCAGCTAGAGAAGGACTTTGCCACCATGAAGAAGTACTGCAAGATCATCCGTGTCATCGTGCACACACAGGTGGGGGTTTTCTCTGCTTCAGCCTGCCGGGAACGGGCGGGAAGCACTAGGGTCCCTGAGCACGCACAGACTGCCGGTGGTGCCTGCAGCTGGGTTCCTGTCtcctgggccaggagggggagttTTTGGTCTTCCCAGGCAACCGGCTTGGCACGGGGCCGTTTTGAAAACCACCTAATGTGGAACTCCCCCGGCTGCAGATGAGGCTCCTGCCGCTGCCCCAGAAGAAGGCCCACGTGATGGAGATCCAGCTGAACGGCGGCACGGTGGCCGACAAGGTCGACTGGGCCCACGAGAAGCTGGAGAAGCAGGTCTCCGTGCACGCCGTCTTCGGCCAGAACGAGATGATCGACGTGATTGGGGTCACCAAGGGGCACGGCATGAAAGGTGGGGGTCGAGCCTGCCTGGGCTCCAGGCTTGGTGGGGGGGGCCGGTTTGGGGGGCATGGTCGGGCCAGGAGCTTCCAGGAGGCAGGTCGCTGCTCCTCCTGACCGTGGACGAGCCCCTGTAGGCGGTCGGTGCTTGGAGAGCGTTGCTTGTATCTGCGGCGGCAGAGGACCGGTTTCCTCTGAACTCCTCCTTTGCGCAG
Protein-coding sequences here:
- the RPS2 gene encoding small ribosomal subunit protein uS5; translated protein: MADDAGAAAGAGGAGGGGGGGGGGGGGGAAARGGFRGGFGSGGRGRGRGRGRGRGRGRGARGGKAEDKEWVPVTKLGRLVKDMKIKSLEEIYLFSLPIKESEIIDFFLGSSLKDEVLKIMPVQKQTRAGQRTRFKAFVAIGDYNGHVGLGVKCSKEVATAIRGAIILAKLSIVPVRRGYWGNKIGKPHTVPCKVTGRCGSVLVRLIPAPRGTGIVSAPVPKKLLMMAGIDDCYTSARGCTATLGNFAKATFDAISKTYSYLTPDLWKETVFTKSPYQEFTDHLAKTHATRVSVQRTQAAAVATT
- the NDUFB10 gene encoding NADH dehydrogenase [ubiquinone] 1 beta subcomplex subunit 10, whose product is MPEKPDPDVYPEPPRRTAVPNPQSAVPNPVELIMKLYEHAVDAPVTAWRNFMESQHAKHRLYYYHRHFRRVPDLTECLEDDLVCFFEAEMQWKRDKKVDDSIVKIVQSRLEACGWREGASHSQNCAKEMQQFKDVVKAHQSKYADLGYHGNARKCLMKQKHRMIAERKAQKAAEENH
- the RPL3L gene encoding ribosomal protein uL3-like — protein: MSHRKFSAPRHGHLGFLPHKRSRRHRGKVKTWPKDDPSKPVHLTAFLGYKAGMTHILREIHRPGLKVSKREEVEAVTIIETPPLVVVGVVGYIETPRGLRNFKAIFAEHISDECRRRFYKNWHKSKKKAFTKYCKKWQDEAGKKQLEKDFATMKKYCKIIRVIVHTQMRLLPLPQKKAHVMEIQLNGGTVADKVDWAHEKLEKQVSVHAVFGQNEMIDVIGVTKGHGMKGVTSRWHTKKLPRKTHKGLRKVACIGAWHPARVGYSIARAGQKGYHHRTELNKKIYRIGHGIHVEDGKVVKNNASTNYDTTEKTITPLGGFPHYGEVRNDFLMLKGCVVGTKKRVLTLRKSLLVHTSRKALEPIELKFIDTTSKFGHGHFQTAQEKRAFMGPQKKHLLKGKPETQEEL